The following are encoded in a window of Heteronotia binoei isolate CCM8104 ecotype False Entrance Well chromosome 9, APGP_CSIRO_Hbin_v1, whole genome shotgun sequence genomic DNA:
- the GC gene encoding vitamin D-binding protein translates to MKTVTLTILLLAVISSHAMKRGRDYMREKVCQEFNNLGKDHFRAGAIISSSKKYSNATYEEILNVVHEIVAIAEKCCPEGADANCYENESLALSAKSCSDSAPFPKHAGIEACCTEKGLERKLCLAALKHPPKEFPTYVEPSNAEVCEAFAKDPQDFRDRYLYEYSTDYSIAPLPVLAASAMSYISMVATCCISAVPRICFLRERLNRRSLAILTHVSNKACSHYDLLGKEKTKLSYVIKFAQKSTNASYEDVIALATDASEVLSRACNPTANVSFERELSEHTAKICSKLSAKDQRFADCCAGECTVKAYFCIYSLPWAKSPHLPDFPQPDDEDLCRENYGNLKPLHYMFEIARRYTYAPEALFTALRDSSRSIVANCCSDDDPKACFALKRPQMTEQLFNLLAKGNELCSEYTHLPFLEFKKKLRETYSEAFPETTEEILSGLVEQRASFASTCCLVNAPPIYCGLKVKSGVSHTCSHNVCLLH, encoded by the exons gGCGAGATTACATGAgagaaaaagtctgccaagaattCAACAACTTAGGGAAAGACCACTTCCGAGCTGG AGCAATTATCTCGAGCAGCAAAAAATATTCCAACGCCACGTATGAGGAAATCCTGAACGTCGTGCATGAGATTGTCGCTATAGCAGAGAAATGCTGCCCGGAAGGAGCTGATGCTAACTGCTATGAGAATGAA TCTTTAGCCCTCTCTGCCAAATCTTGCAGTGATTCTGCTCCTTTCCCCAAACATGCGGGGATAGAGGCCTGTTGTACCGAAAAAGGCCTGGAACGGAAGCTCTGCCTCGCCGCCTTGAAACACCCTCCGAAAGAGTTCCCGACATACGTGGAGCCCTCGAATGCCGAAGTGTGCGAGGCCTTCGCAAAGGATCCCCAGGACTTTCGAGACAG ATATCTCTATGAGTATTCCACAGACTACAGCATCGCCCCCCTGCCCGTTCTGGCAGCCTCTGCAATGAGCTACATATCCATGGTGGCAACCTGCTGTATTTCTGCTGTGCCCAGAATATGCTTCTTAAGAGAG AGGCTGAACCGGCGGTCTCTTGCGATACTCACTCACGTGTCCAACAAAGCCTGCTCCCACTATGATTTGTTGGGGAAAGAGAAAACGAAACTCAG CTACGTAATAAAGTTTGCCCAGAAAAGTACCAACGCTTCCTACGAGGATGTCATAGCCCTGGCCACAGATGCTTCGGAAGTACTTTCCAGGGCCTGTAATCCCACAGCCAACGTCAGCTTCGAGAGAGAG TTGTCGGAGCACACCGCCAAAATCTGCAGCAAGCTCTCTGCAAAAGACCAAAGGTTTGCTGATTGTTGTGCAGGTGAATGCACAGTGAAGGCATATTTCTGCATCTATTCGCTCCCGTGGGCCAAATCGCCCCACCTTCCAGATTTTCCTCAACCAGACGATGAAGACCTGTGCAGGGAAAATTATGGAAACCTGAAACCTCTTCA CTATATGTTTGAGATCGCTCGGCGGTACACGTATGCCCCAGAAGCGCTTTTTACAGCTTTGAGAGATTCTTCCAGAAGTATTGTGGCTAACTGTTGCAGTGACGACGACCCCAAAGCTTGCTTTGCTCTGAAG AGACCACAAATGACCGAACAGTTATTCAATTTGCTTGCCAAAGGAAATGAACTGTGTTCAGAATACACACATCTTCCGTTCCTCGAATTCAAGAAAAA GCTGAGAGAGACGTATAGCGAGGCATTTCCAGAGACCACTGAAGAAATCCTTTCTGGGCTGGTTGAGCAGAGAGCCAGCTTTGCTTCCACCTGCTGCCTTGTGAATGCTCCTCCAATATATTGTGGCTTGAAG GTTAAAAGTGGAGTTTCTCATACATGTTCCCACAATGTATGCCTGCTGCACTga